In the genome of Notamacropus eugenii isolate mMacEug1 chromosome 7, mMacEug1.pri_v2, whole genome shotgun sequence, the window CTCAGACAGAAACATTCCACAAAGATGTGTGCCCACTAAGGTGATCTGTTGTacattctcttttccccaggaGACACAGCTATTCGAGAGGTTTGGGAAGAGACTGGCATCAAGTCAGAATTCAAAGCCCTCCTGAGCATCAGACAGCAACATGGGGCCCCCAATGCATTTGGGAAGTCTGACATGTACATCATCTGCCGGCTAACGCCACTTTCCTTCCATATCAGCTTCTGTCCACACGAGTGCCTGAAGTGTGAGTGGATGAATCTCACAGATCTCGTAAAAGCAGACAACACAACACCCATCACCCACAGAGTGGCAAATTTGCTGCTTTATGGACACAGAGAAGGGTTTGAGAAGATTGACATCACTATGCGAGAACTCCCTGCTGTCTACAAAGGCCTATTCTATAAACTCTATCACAGGAAGTTGCCAGAGCCCTATGAAAATATAACTAGAATGAATTAAAATTCACATTTACAGCCTTCAATAATTTAAAGAGTTTATGGGGTCAGATGAATGCATAATGGACTTTGGGAGAATGATCACTAGATCTGTCTTTTCTACATTATTTCTTTAAGGATAAATGTGTTTAAAAATGTGCACATTTTCAAAAGTTTCTTATACCAAGGCAGCCAAAATCAAGAAAAGAGGGTGCTTCCTTCCCAGTTAGACTCACCCTGTGTCACAATGGACACACCAGTCATTTAGGGGATCTCCAGGGTCGCTGCTGCTGTTCCACGTTGACACGATGATTTAACTTACTCCAGGGTAAATAAAAGCTTACACTTTGGCCAAAGTCGTCCCAAATGAGCAAACAGGCCCATGtttctgtcttcattttccaTCTTCTACCTCCTTTTGGAATGGAAGGAGAAACCAAGGACCCCATGCCAATCAGCTCTTAGCAGAcatggggaggaagaggatggcTTTCTGCCCTGGTCCGGTCTTGGATCCAAGCTTGTACTGCCCAGTGCGTTTCAGTGCCACATACCAATTGGAATATTTCCTCGAGCGATAAGTGTTGTAGTTGTTGGACTCCAGGCGTTCAAAGAAGAAACACTCTTCAGTCACAcatttctgaaaaaataaaatgatttctatTATTAATGGTatgaataactcacatttctggaTGCTGAAGGGATTTAGAGAGTACTGTTCTCACCACTACCCTGGAAAGCACAGGGGAAAGCattcttatctccatttcctaggtgaggaagctgaggtctaTAGACTAAATGGCCacgtcacacagctggtaaacaCTGGAGCCATATTCAGACCTAGGTGGCTGCTGACTACAAAGCCAGCCTTTCCTCTATGGCTGTGTGTGCCATCCCATGTCCTCTTCCTCTGCTTGAGTTGAGCTTTCACAGCATAGATGGGATTAGCTCCCTAATTCTGAGTGCCTACAGGGGGCCAGCATTATTTGTTTCTAAGGAAGACCCTTGACCAACAAGCAGGGTATTCTCGAAATGACACAGCAGATGTTTCTCCTGAGGAGAAAATCCATCTTGTGACCTCATAGTATGGTATGCTTCTAATAAAAGAATTTCCTGTTGTTCTATCATACACAATGGGGAATGTGGGAGGAAGAATGAGCTGCTGCTTTCTGGCACCCTTAGGGGGTGAAGCCACTCAGCTCTAGAAAAGAAGATGCTTTTTGGTGCTGCCAAATGTGATCTTTGGGAGGACAAAGGAGATTCAGAACTGAGACTTCATAGGGGAGGGAATTCCCGATGTGGAagcttccctccctccaccaatgcaaaaTGAAATCAATGAAATAACTCTAGGaagctaggtagctcagtagatagagcactggaccttgaGTCTGGAAggtatgagttcaaatgtggcctcagacacttcctgactgtgtgaccctggggcattgctctgacttttttttttttaactcttacaAAAaagggatcatagaatcatagttcTAGGTCTGGGAGGAGCCTTAATGGCCATTGGTGGAGGCCAATGAGGGAGGACCCAGGTCTTATGACAGGACTCGGTCAGccctctccactgtaccacactgcctcataAGCCTAGAGCACTTTTTCTTTCTGGAGAGCAAGTTTTACAGGGTACCCATTTGAACAACACAGTTTTATTATCACAGGCTCTTGAGGGGGGGATGCCATGAGAGCAGGGGCAAGTGGGAAGAACCAAACCTCTGGTGGGTGCCATCCTATCAGGGCTGACTGGTTTCTCCAAGGTTTTTTGGGGGTCCTCATCTACCAACAAGCAGCCTGTAGAAGTGGAGAACTTTGGTTCTCCctcaaagctgctgctgctgcaggcaGCTCCAGACCCATAACTACATGTAGGCCCAATTCAGTAGTGTTTCTTACCACATCCACCCCTACCACTTCCCTTGGGTTTCCGGGGAGTGAGGGCTTTTTTTATCCTAGAATTGACCCACCTCAACACAGACAAATTTGAGAGGCCAGATGGCTGCCAGCTGTGGTGTGGAGGCCAGCCAGGAAACCCAGCATTGGAAGAGAGTAGGATGAACTTGGCAAGGAAGCTACAATGGCCCCTGAAAGAGGGGAGCTGGAGGGGGTAGAAAGGACTCTAACAACAACTAGGATAGCCTATTAAAATTCCCAACTTacagagaggggggaggaggagagagaaatgaagagagggagagagaaaggaaaagagaggaagagagaaagaaaaagaaagagagaaaggaagagagagagagggagagagagaagaaggggggaaagagacagtggggggcagagggagggagaggaaaggaatatAACAGCTGTGGCCATCACTGCAGACAGGTTGATAAAAAGCTTCTCCAGAGCTAAGCCTGTAAGTGAACGACTgccagtcaaccagcatttatttattaaggatctgctatgtaccaggccctgCGCTGAACAGAGAGGCAGGAACGCTGTCCGTCCTCTCTGGAGCTCACCAAGGGAGGAGAAGCACTTAAACAATTATGTGCAAACATGATATTTGTCGTTGTTccgttgtgtccaactctctgtgaccccatcaggaggtttccttgacaaagatactggagtggttgaccatttccttctctggttcattttatagatgaggaaactgaggcaaacagagctaagtgatttgtccagggtcacacagtcaatgtctgaggctaaatttgaacttaggaaggtgaggcatcctgattccaagcctagaaCTTTAttcagaaagagagggaagggaaggggaggggagggatcaacagagggaaggctctagaatCAAGGAAGATTGggaagggcttcctgtagaaggtgggatttattTGGGAGCTGAAGGAGGCCAGAAAggcggagggggaggggaaagcatCCCAGCAGGAGAGAACTGCTCAGTGACTTTCCGCATGTCTGCTGTTGCATCAGAAACAGGCAAAGACATTAAGATTTCTCCATCCCCTGTTTTGGACCTGGGCAGTCTGTTTGGCTGAATGATGCATGAATATGTCAAAGACTGTGTGTTCAgtgtggaaacttcctctaccaacaCAGATAGCGGCCACCTGTTTGTAATGGCACAGGAATGTAGATTTAAGGCTGGAAAGCAACTTAGAAATTATTTAAAGAAACTgcagcccagagaagttaagagttttgcccagggtcacaaacctaggtcttcctggcatTCACTCAGGGACTCAGTCCACATTGCCACAAGAGTTTCCTGGGGTTCAGAGAGAGGGGGAATACTCCtcatcacacagttaataagtataacgggctgggattcaaaccctggGTTTGTGACTTCATAGATGGAAAGTTGCCTGAGTCTCAGCGAGCTttagtgactttctcagggtcacagtGATAATTTCCCAAGGTGGAGCTATaagtaggtcttcctgattccaactcgAATGCTGTACCCACTTTATGGAAGATGGAGGAGAATGCCACACTTCCCAAACAGTGCTAAGACAGACAGATCTGAGAACTCTTCCATCTGGTGCCAGGTTGAGCAACATGAATCCAAGGGAGCTCTTAGAAATGAAAAGACAACCTAGTCTTTAAGCCTATAAGCTTTAAGCTTttaagttttgttgttcagttgcatccaactcttcatgacctcactggggttttcttggcagaaatactggagtgatttgcaatttccttctccagatcattgggtagatgaggaaactgaggcaaacatggtgaggtgactttcccagggtcacagagctgggaagtgtctgaggccagatttgaacttgtgaagatgagtcttcctgactccaggttcagtgctccatgcactatggcgccacctggCTGCCTGCATTAGCATCTGTCCTCTTTCCTAACTGTCTTCTGGCCCTCAGAACGATCCTGTCCAGAAGAGCAGCAGGCACTGCATCCCTCTCCATTACCTACCACAGCTGGAGAGATTGGGGTTTATTatgatgtttttctatttatatctccagcacttggcacatagtaatagcTGAatgttcatccattcattcatttcctatCCTACACCCTTGAGGTGACCAGCTCCATCCTTGACTAACCCCAGCCCAGAGACACTGAGGCTGCAGTCCCTGCCGTCATGATCAGTGGAAACTCGCTGAGTGACAGTTCAGTGACAGGCCACAGAGTGACTCGATTCCAGCAGAATCAGAACCATTCACTGAAATCCAGACTGGGAGAAGGCAGTCGTTCTCAGAGGATGGTGAATAATGCCAGGCACAGCCAAGTCATTCTGACAGAAGCTTGTGCAGTGGTGTCTCTTTCCATCTTCCCACCACTGCATGGGAGCCAAAAGAGGGCTGGGGCAGACACCATTGTGATTCACCCTCCATGTTTTGTCACATCCTGAATTTAAAAGCCTTTCTCTCCTCCTGGTCATGCCGAAAGTATTAACAGTTACAGCTGATTCACTTCCTTGGAAGGGGAGAGCACCACCTTGGCCCCTTTTGTCATTCATTACACACTCTATTGGCTGCTTACCAATGATCATTCAGAGGATCATGAGGTCACTGCTGGTCAGGGCGGGTAGAGATCAGGGTCAAGAACAGACAGAAGAAGGGGGAAACTGAAGGAAATCTCTccctcaaaaggaaaaagaagagaaagttgcCCTGGAGGCAAGTAAGGAACCTTGACTAAAGGAAATGTGGGAActcaaggaagccaagaaaagacATGAAGAGGAAAAGGGCACCTTAGAATTTCATCAGATACCAAAAGGGATTGAACCCACTGAACTATAGATTGGCATGTTTATAATAATAAACTAGTCAACAAAATATGGTTAGTGCTTCGAGTCTGCAAAGCTCTTTAACTCATTTaacaagaattcattaagcacctactatgtggcaagcactgataatgcaaagaaaaacagtccctagCTTCAAGGAGCTTCCAAAATGGGTAAATGCAAAATATCTTGAGAAGGATAAAAAAGTTGTCTTCTCAGTACTCAGGGGATTTGCAGTGTCCAGAAAGGCCGAAAAAAACAACTTCTCTGAGATAAAAAATAGGGTTTGTCACAGTTGGCCAATACTTGAATCCTGTATCAGACTCTTTAGTATGGGACAGTAATCCCAGAATTTAGACATAGAAGAAACCTTGGGgaccatgtagtccaaccttTTACAGAAGAAGAGACCAAAGTCCAAGAGGTTTGATGAATTAAGTGTCCAAGGTCTCATGGGGGTAAAGGACAGAACCAAGAACACTCCGATCTTATGGCTGCAAATTCAAGGCTCTTTCCGAGTCTGGGCTCCACTTTTTAGAaaatgtacttagcacagtgcctggcacataataggtgattCATAAGTGTTAGTTGAATTACAGTGATTGATTTGATAGAAAATACTCAACtctgtgttcttttttttgtaattaaatatGGTGAGTTTGTGAAattattgttgtttaatcattttttcagtcacatccaactctccgtgaccccattttggattttcttggcaaagatcctgaagtggtttgctatttccttctctaacttattttacagatgaagaaattgaggccaacagggttaagcgacatgcccagggtcacacagttagtaagtgtcttcctaaggagtcttcctgattccaggagcTACCTTACTGCCTttccttttgctttattttccctcaaattatcttgtagcTAATTTTCTATTTAGACATTGTTATCCTATTGTAGGATAGAAGTTGTTTGAGGGCAggagactttttcatttttatttttggttcttctagtatcacagaatcataaatgCACATCAAGAAAAGAGTTTTGAGGCCTTTAAATACaacccattttccaaatgaggaaactaaagcgcAAATATTAAGGGGTTTGTCCAGAGACCCCTaaataataagtgtctaaggcagtaCCAGACTCAAAATCCATTGCCCAGTACACTATGCCAAGCTGTTGTTCTGTTACAGAAAAGATTTCTATTCAAATACAGGTTGGATTAGACACCTCAAAAGCTACTTTAGATTCTGTCACTGTTTAGTCTGATGCTTTGTCTGGTTTAGACCTTAATCAttgggtttgtttttggttttttaaacaaAGCAGAGTTGATTGCTGTCCAGGATGTGAGGCAAAGAAATTGAGTTTCAACAAAGGGTGGAGACCTCAAAGACAGAGTGAAGTGAAAAACGAGGCATATCATACTGACCACAGTTATAGAATAGAATCACAAAACTTGAGGTCTTCCACGGCCTTCTGGTCTACCACACACTAGACGGCATCACTACTATAGCCTCCCTGTCATACCAAGTAGCTGTCCAGCCCTTGCCTGAAGACCTTCACCTACTGAAGTGGCTCATTCTGCTTTGGCGACACTGATTATTAGGGTGATTTTCCAGACATGAAGCCTAGCTGTGCCTTTTGGCAACTTTGACCTGCTGGTCCTACCCTCTGGGACTAAATGGAGTCTAGTCCATCCttcacatgacaacccttcagaGATCTGAAGACAGCTTTCATGTCCGAGGGTTTTTCCTTCCCCTGGCAGAACATGCCCAGTTCTTTCAACAGATTctcatatgacatggactcaGACTCAAGTTCTGCACCATTTTGATTGTTTTCCTCTATATACTTCTCAAACCACTGACCACAATACTCTAGGGCAAGGCTGGGCAAGGGCAGAGTTCACCCCTCTATTCCTAGAATCTCTGTCCATCTTAAGGCAGCTCAAGATCTCATTAGCTTTTCTGGCTACCCCATCACACTGCTTGCTGATTCACATTGAGCTAGGAGTCCACTGAAACCCTCAGGTCTATTTCAGAACTAGTGTTGTCTAACCATGCATCTAATACTTATGACGTTGATTTTTTTTGGAACCAAGGGCACAACTTTACTTTCATCCCTAATGAATTTCACATTGTTAAattcagcccagtgctctaagTCATCAAGATacttttggatcctgacttgGTCATATACAGTATGAACTGCCCTACTCAGCTTTATATCATTTGCAAGTTTGATCAGTGTTTCACCTGTGCCTTTAACCAAtcacagggccaagcacagatccctggggtacTCCACTGCAGACCTGCCGTATTGACACTGAATGATGAACATGGTTCTAGCATACCTGGCTAGACTGCATATCACTTCCCATAGTTTGGGCACCCAGCCATCTCTGAATCTGTCTGACGATTGTATTCTTGTCTGATCCacatctctcctttctcactatccaaaaagaaaatgaggttaacCTGGCATGAACTGTGCTTAATGAACTGAGAATatagacctgaatagaaaatggaacttaaaaaataaatgaaggtgatataaaaataaagtaataaaaataagattaaaaaatggagatggatgaaaaaataaaatgaggcaaCTGAATGAGATGACTTCTAAGGACCCTTCCTCAACTCTATAatcagagacagggagggagagtgtgggagggagggagagaaaggaaaagagagagagagagaaagagagaaatggagagagagagagagagagagagagacagagacagagacagagacagagacagagagagagagagatggagatggaggggGGAGGGTTTTGGGAAGAGCTAAAAAGAGTGGTGATAATTGCAAAAGCCAGAGGACCCCACAGCATCTCTGCAGGAGTAAAAGAGAAGCACTGTGAAGATGAgtcttgagctgaaccttgaaggaaactagagactataaaaggcagaggtgaggaaggagaacattctaggacAACTCAGCCAAGGTGAGTGGGATGCCCCCAGGACACCAGCAGCAGTTGTGTTAGTGGCCACCCCCTAGTTTTTAGGACAAAAGTGGGGAACCAAGACTATTATGTGTAAAACACTATCCAGATGTCATCAGTTATTTAGAACTCCAATATGAAGCGTCCAAATGAAAACCACAGAGAAGACGAGGCTAACACAAAAGTTTCCCTGGTACTTTGTCTGGACAAGTCTCTATCATGATACATCAACattctgcacagccctcccccgcCTCTCAGGGCCCAGGCTATAACTGGGGTTTTATTTCTTTACTCCTCCTGGATTTATGCACACAAATATTTCATTGTGAAGGATGCCGTTTATTCTCTTTTGCTCTCTGTGGTCCATAGAGCTTTGAGTGAGGGCCTCACTTCTGGCTTTGGGAACGAGCGCCATTAACAGGAGGCTGCCACTTCCCCACCAATCTGAGCACCAGGGCAAACTCACTCCCCCTCGCTCTAGACAGATAGCAGCCAAGAAGATGGGAAAATACTTGTCATTGTGGTGACACAAACAGGGACACAGAATTTTCCCTTCTTGACAGTGAGTAATACCATTATAGAATAAGCCTCTACTTTGGTGTTAAATGGGCAGCAGCATCTAACCCCACCCTTTGCCCTCCTTtaaccccactccacccccacttCTTATGAAGTGGCAgtatggagcagtggatagaaccctagACAAGAAGCTAGGAGACTAGGTTCAAATGCAAattctgacacttattagttgtatgatcctgaacAAGGCACTggaactctctgtgcctcagttgtcTTCTCTGAAAAATAAGAGCTGGGAAGGGAATGTGGACTTAATGGtctccaaggccccttccaattctagatatAAGATCTCAGGTAACCAAAGacaaacctcccctccccttaaACACAACATCCAGCTGCTGAAACAACCCCAATTCTGAGACTATAAATACAGAGGACAACATGTTTTCTGTATACTTCAAGTCCCTGGGGAAAGGCATAAcaaggtgacacagtagatagagtggatAGActcgtcttcatgagttcaattccaggttcagacacttactagctgtgtgaccctaggcaagttatttaatcctgtttgcctcagtttccccacctgtaaaaagagttggagaaggaaatggcaaacctctccaatatctctgccaagaaaaccccaaaaggggtcatggaaagtcagacatgaaaagactgaaaaaccaCTCAACAACAACTCCACCTGTGGGAAATGGTTCCTGTTCAACAGCCCACTCACCTCATAGAAATTCCCTGTGCCAGCTGCCTCTCCCTGTCAGGGTTTGCAACAATGTATGGAATAATCTTTCACTGACTTGTATTCTAAAGTATAAGAAGGTAGGTTGTCTTACCACAAGGtaagaaaggaacaaaaaaaagttacaaaGTAGCTCCTCTCGTCTCCTTGGCTGTCAGTAATAGTAGcctggaagagaacttggaagtGACTAATCCAAAGGCCCAGACTTGGGAAATGAGTTATCCAAGTCCGGAAAGGTGGCAGAGCCagcattcaaacccaagtcctcagaCCTGTGTGCTTTTCAAAACACCTTGCTACCTCCATTTCCCCAGCTGAAATTTTACTCCTCTCATATATTCAAACCATTAGTACTtaagaacataaaaaagaaatctttttgcTACCTATATTTCCAAGCCataaaaaaatcagaatcatTTATTCGCTTTGAAGTATTTAGTTTGCTAAGTTCCAAAGGCAAAACCCACACGCTAAGTAGAGTGTGCCCAGTTAGGTTTGCCACCTTTGAAAGGCAAACTTGGATTCATCTGTCTTTGACACacactgactgactgaccttggACAGAACACGCAGACTCTTATTATTGCCTCAGGCAATTCTGTAAGATCATATGCTGCTCACCAGcaaatctgcattggtaaaaggaaATTCCACACTGGAAATTGCATAGTTCATTGATTCATTGTGtgatgatttcattgttgtacttctgtatgccaatgaaatcaca includes:
- the NUDT6 gene encoding nucleoside diphosphate-linked moiety X motif 6 isoform X2, with product MKNAWKFPGGLSEPGEDIGDTAIREVWEETGIKSEFKALLSIRQQHGAPNAFGKSDMYIICRLTPLSFHISFCPHECLKCEWMNLTDLVKADNTTPITHRVANLLLYGHREGFEKIDITMRELPAVYKGLFYKLYHRKLPEPYENITRMN